Within Fusobacterium gonidiaformans ATCC 25563, the genomic segment AGACTTCTTTTTGTCCGTTTACTTTTACATTAACAGCTCCTCCACCAACAGATACAGTCAAGTCTTTTCCTTTTAATTCTTCTTGTACTTGTAACATTTGTTGTTGCATTGCTTGAGCTTGTTTTAGAATATCCATTTGATTTCCAGCAGCAGCTTGTGCTGGTCGATTTCCTTTTAATTTTCGTACCATTTTTTCCTCCTAAAATTATACTGAATACAAATTATTATAACACGAAGCAGAAGATTTTTTCAAGACCTTATTCTACTTCATATGGAAAATACATAAGTGGTTTATTCCATAGTCTATCTTTTGGAACTTTCTGTTGCATTGAACTTGGCAAAACCGAAAGAAATTTTCTATATTTTCCAAGATATTGTCCAAATACATCATTTTTGGATACTTGTAAAATAGGAAGAGTTCCTAATTTTTTATCTTGTTCTAAGGCATAAATAGTAGCCTCTAATCCTCCTAATTCATCAATCAATCCATTTTCTTTCGCTTCTATTCCTAACCAAACTCTTCCTTGTGCTAAATTTTTATCTAGAAAGTCTTTTTTAATATTTCGATTGGAAGAAACTACTTCAAGAAAATCTTGATAAACTCCTAAATTTCCTTCTCGAATTCGATTATAATTTTCTTCCGATAGAGGTTGAAGGTAAGAATATAGGTCAGCATATTTTCCTTTTGAGATACTTTCCGTAACTACATTTGCTTTTTTTTCAAGATTACTAAAATTTGGTATCATACTAACAACTCCAATAGATCCGGTAACAGAGAGAGGAGAAGCAAAGATTTTTTCTCCCGCAGCAGCAACGTAGTAACCTCCGGAAGCAGCGGTTCCAGAAATAGAAACGTATACAGGAATCTTTTCTCGTAATTTTTTAACAGCATGATACATCGTATCTGCTACCAATGCAGAACCTCCAGGGGAGTTAATTCTTAAGATTACTCCTTTTACATTTTGATCCTTTTGGATTGCTTTTACTTCATCTAAGAATAAAGTTTCATCTTCAATCGTTCCTTCTAAATTTAATAGAGCTAAGTAGTTTTTAGGTCTAGTTTTCATTTTAACTAGAGAGAAATACTCTTGAATAGAAATAATCTTGTCATCTCCTATTTCATCTCGAATACGATTTGGATATTCTCCTTTTGTTATCAATCCTTTTTCAAATAGAGTAGGAAAAGAAGTTCCCATAAATTCTCCATTTTCAATCCAAGCTTTTAAAGTATTTTTTTCTAATTTTCGGTTATTTGCTATTGCTTCGATAGAATAATCATAAGACTTATCCAAAATTCTTGTCATATTTTCTCGAAATTCTTTTGACATTTGAGAATGAGAGTAATTTTCCATATAGGATTTATAATCTCCAATTGGGATAACATTTATACTCACTCCAAAACGATCGAGTAAATTTTTCCAATATAATTCTTCATAATGGTAAGGACTGATATTGGAAGAAGCTGCATGAATTGGAGTCATGACAATTTCTTTTGTATAACTTGCTAGAAAATAATTGTTTCTGTTTACTTCTTGTAAAGTAGTGATAACTTTTTTTCCTTCTTTTTCTAATTTTTGTAGTTTGTTACCAATTTCTTCTAATTGAGCTTTGTTCCAAGAAAGAAAATCAGCATCTAAGAGAACCCCTTGAATTCTCTGATCTTGCCGAATACTATCTAAGGCATAGAGAACTTCAAAAAAAGTCATATGTTTTTCTTGAAGACTTAGTGGATCAGGAATGGGGATATGTTCTGAGAGAGGACTAGAGGCTCTTAGTAGAACATAACTCCCTTGCTTAATTTCTGTTGTGTTTTCTTTGGAGATGTAGGAGATGAAAGTTCCTACAACAATAG encodes:
- a CDS encoding YbaB/EbfC family nucleoid-associated protein — translated: MVRKLKGNRPAQAAAGNQMDILKQAQAMQQQMLQVQEELKGKDLTVSVGGGAVNVKVNGQKEVLEVKLSDEILKEAASDKEMLEDLILSGINEAMRQAEELAESEMNKVTGGINIPGLF
- the sppA gene encoding signal peptide peptidase SppA, yielding MKTLLQFFKKIFLFLFREICSFFIKLVLSLILLAIVVGTFISYISKENTTEIKQGSYVLLRASSPLSEHIPIPDPLSLQEKHMTFFEVLYALDSIRQDQRIQGVLLDADFLSWNKAQLEEIGNKLQKLEKEGKKVITTLQEVNRNNYFLASYTKEIVMTPIHAASSNISPYHYEELYWKNLLDRFGVSINVIPIGDYKSYMENYSHSQMSKEFRENMTRILDKSYDYSIEAIANNRKLEKNTLKAWIENGEFMGTSFPTLFEKGLITKGEYPNRIRDEIGDDKIISIQEYFSLVKMKTRPKNYLALLNLEGTIEDETLFLDEVKAIQKDQNVKGVILRINSPGGSALVADTMYHAVKKLREKIPVYVSISGTAASGGYYVAAAGEKIFASPLSVTGSIGVVSMIPNFSNLEKKANVVTESISKGKYADLYSYLQPLSEENYNRIREGNLGVYQDFLEVVSSNRNIKKDFLDKNLAQGRVWLGIEAKENGLIDELGGLEATIYALEQDKKLGTLPILQVSKNDVFGQYLGKYRKFLSVLPSSMQQKVPKDRLWNKPLMYFPYEVE